In the genome of Amia ocellicauda isolate fAmiCal2 chromosome 3, fAmiCal2.hap1, whole genome shotgun sequence, one region contains:
- the p2ry6 gene encoding P2Y purinoceptor 3, translating to MENATHISSLSCTYNEDFKRILLPLVYSVVFILGLPLNFTVILQIWRSRKALTRTTIYMLNLATADLLYVCSLPLLIYNYAQHDYWPFGDFTCKFVRFQFYSNLHGSIMFLTCISFQRYLGICYPLAMWHKKGGRKFAWVVCGVVWMIVFTLCAPTFEFATTGTQRNRTVCYDLSEPARSAHYFPYGMALTFIGFVIPFLAIIMCYCCMTRILCQTSGMHSLVVREKKDKAIRMIIIVVVVFAISFFPFHLTKTMYLIIRAVKGVACDVRERYSIIYKCTRPFASMNSVLDPILFYFTQKKFRQSTKLLMDKISTKREKLSAK from the coding sequence ATGGAGAATGCTACCCACATCAGCAGCTTGTCCTGCACCTACAACGAGGACTTCAAGAGAATCCTCCTCCCACTGGTCTACAGCGTGGTCTTCATCCTGGGATTGCCCTTGAACTTCACGGTCATCTTACAGATCTGGCGGTCCCGGAAAGCTCTGACCCGGACCACCATCTACATGCTGAACCTGGCCACCGCAGACCTCCTGTACGTCTGTTCCCTACCGCTCCTCATCTATAACTACGCTCAGCACGACTACTGGCCCTTCGGGGACTTCACCTGCAAGTTTGTGCGCTTCCAGTTCTACAGCAACTTGCACGGCAGCATTATGTTCCTCACGTGCATCAGCTTCCAGAGGTACCTGGGCATCTGCTACCCTCTGGCCATGTGGCACAAGAAAGGGGGCCGCAAATTTGCCTGGGTGGTCTGCGGAGTGGTGTGGATGATTGTCTTCACCCTCTGCGCGCCCACGTTTGAGTTTGCCACCACGGGGACCCAGCGCAACAGGACGGTGTGCTACGACCTCAGCGAGCCGGCCCGCTCTGCCCACTACTTCCCCTACGGCATGGCCCTGACCTTCATCGGCTTCGTCATCCCCTTCCTGGCCATCATCATGTGCTACTGCTGCATGACGAGGATCCTGTGCCAGACGAGCGGCATGCACAGCCTGGTGGTGCGCGAGAAGAAGGACAAGGCCATCCGCATGATCATCAtcgtggtggtggtgtttgCCATCAGCTTCTTCCCCTTCCACCTGACCAAGACCATGTACCTGATCATCCGGGCGGTAAAAGGCGTGGCCTGCGACGTGCGGGAGCGCTACTCCATCATCTACAAGTGCACACGGCCCTTCGCCAGCATGAACAGCGTCCTGGACCCCATCCTCTTCTACTTCACTCAGAAGAAGTTCCGGCAGAGCACCAAACTGCTCATGGACAAGATCAGCACCAAACGGGAGAAACTCTCGGCCAAATAA